In Primulina eburnea isolate SZY01 chromosome 14, ASM2296580v1, whole genome shotgun sequence, the following proteins share a genomic window:
- the LOC140813133 gene encoding cytochrome b-c1 complex subunit 6-like — translation MSDEEPVDPKKEFEDRCKAPCTRPLKEYQACAKRIQGDESGHKHCTGQYFDYWRCVDKCVATKLFAHLK, via the exons AT GTCAGACGAAGAGCCTGTAGATCCAAAGAAGGAATTTGAAGACCGATGTAAGGCGCCATGTACACGGCCACTGAAGGAATATCAG GCGTGTGCTAAAAGAATTCAAGGGGACGAATCCGGGCACAAGCACTGCACTGGGCAATATTTTGATTATTGGCGCTGTGTCGACAAATGC GTCGCTACTAAGCTATTTGCTCATCTTAAATGA